The window TGCCCAGATACTGAGTGTTGTAAAGAGATGGCCAAGGCTCACCCGGTTCCCTGACTGTTACCCCTCATTTCTCATCAGTGTGACCATCAGTGATACTGCTGAGGACACCTGGAGCAAAACAAGAGTAACTGCAGGATTCTGGGTGGCAGAAGACATGGAAACCCATAGGATGTCCCCTTGACCCTCCATGGGAAGAGGTCAGGTAGGAAAGGACACTATCCTGAGAGGTAACAACTGGTCACATGGCTGTTGCCATAGGTAGTGCTTTGGCTTTCATGACCATGGAACAAGGAGATCTAACAAAGTAGGGTAAGAGTATCTTTGCCAACAGGTCTGAAAATCTGGTGAGGAGAGACTTCAACTTGATACATTGGAGGATGGCGATAACTGCTTACACTAAGGAATGGAGTTCAGGGGTGGTAGGTAAATGGGCCGGGTGATGGGAGCAAGATATCCCTTGGGAAAGATAAAACAAGTCAAAAGGAAGCCTACCTTAAGTATACGTACACAAATGGATCCAGCCTgggaaacaaaaaggaggaaCTAGGAACTGCTCCATGTCCAGATGCAGAACTGTGACATCCttggaaaaactgaaacatgGTGAGACAGCTCGCACAACTGGAGCTCTCCAATGCATGAAGGGCTCGTTagtaaagacagaaagagaaaacgAGGAGGACAGTTTTCCTCTGTATGAAGAGGCAGCTTGAATGCATGGAGCTCTTCTATACTATGGACAACATGCTGGTTGAGAGCTTGTGGATCAGTGAGGGTATTAAGTGTGGCATAGTGTTTGGAATTTGTTCCAGATCCACTTCCTCACGCTGATGACTTGACAGTCTCCTTTAAACAGCTTAAGGAAGGCTACATGCTAAACAAGAAACTTGGGTCTGAGCTgcaacacacatacacacacacacacaaaaaaaaaaaaaaccaaacaagtagTATATAGAAAGTAGAAGCAAAAACAGACTACaaaggaagaatttaaaaacactGCACCGGTGTGTtatgaaagcaaaattcagtTTGAGTTCAAACTGGCAAGGGGAGAGTTAGGGCAACAAGAAGAGCTTCtacacaaacaataaaaaaataaataaggaaaatgtaGGCCTGTAACTGGTGGTCTAGTGACAGGGGATACAGATAGAGCTGGGAAGCTCAATGCTGCCTTTGTCTTCACAAGCAAGACCCCCAAGTCTCTGTGCCCCGAGGCAGGGTTCAAGGAAGAGAAGAACTATCAGTAGTGGGACAAGATTGAATTTGCTTCTACAAACTTGTGAGGACACAGCCTCATGAATCCAGAATAATCCTGTACTGAATTCAACAACTGACTACCTGTTACATGGAGTAAATAAAGTTCTTGTGAGATTGCACACTCTGAGATCATAAAAGTTCTAGAGATCTATATTCCAGACACAACAGTGACAGAAATGTTTATTCAAAGTATCTTAACTCAGCCttttatgaatgaaaatattgtGGGTTTACCGTAATAAATGATTTActctgaaatttcctttttttggctCTTTGTCTTTAGTTGTATCCCATTACTCTGCTTCTTTTGATTCATCCTCCTTATCCTCTAAACTAGCAGTTCCTGTGGAGGTGAAGGAAAAACAGGACACAGAGAtgcattttattataaaatactgGAAAGTAATCTTAGGAACCTAAAACATAATTCTAGGACTATGCTGTCTACCTCAGtcctccttcctcactgcctTTCACTGCCAATACTTGAATTTAACTGCTATACATTGTTTGTCAGCTGCCAGATAGACTCGGTACACACATATTGACTGTCAGCCAGCCCATATGTAACTCCGGAATAACCAAAGAAAGTCTCCTATTTAGACGATATCATAAGAAACATGGAGCAAGAAGGATGGAATTCCTGTGTGGAAAAGAATGATGGTAATGGGGCACAGAATACAAGGCTGCAAGGAAACAGATTTCGTTACATCTGCTTTTCACAGTatgtgtattttcttcaaatcatTTCCTCTTACTGTAACTTAATCTTGCTAAACATAAAGACAAGGGGAACAATATGCTGTCTAATTAATTATGGATGTAGACCTATGctgaaaaatgtataaaatcaTCCAACTCTTTGATTCTAGAAATAAAGAGCTGGAAGGAGCTTTAATAACATCTATCACATTCCTATGTTTTCATGCATTGGTATCTGCATCTATGCTGTCTCCAACAGATACCTGGGTccatttgttctttaaaaaaccaagccaaataaaacaaaaaagacccAATGGGGATACCAGAACTGCTTCATCGTGGTAGGCCAGAAAATTTATTAGAATCAAGTTCAGTCAAAATGGTTATTTGAGTCCAAGAGATTTTGAGACAAACCAGGCTCAATGAACTTTTGCCAAATCCAAAGCAGAGCTATGCAGGAAACCTGCTGAGATTTCTGCTGGATCTGATCCAAGCCCAGAGATCCTGTAAGATGTCAGTCCTACACACCAGATCAGCTAGCTGGCTAGTCTGCCCTGAAGCAGTAGAGCACCTTCAGAAGTGATGGGTAACAAATGAGAGGAAATACACTACAAGAATTCCAAGAGCTGACCTAAATGTTTCGTGTATACCTCCAGGCATTTTCACGTGGTTTAATAGTCTTTCTGGACATTGCTTTGCCTATGGATAGtgctttgctttgatttattgAAAAATGGACTGATTACAAATGGATAAATTTATCTTATGTTTTCATACATCAGATATGTAAGCTTGTAAATATTAACGCTTAACAAATACAAACAACACAATTGGGTGGAGGCCTGTAGGCTAAATATGAGTAAAATAGATGCATCCTTCGGTTGCTTCTtagtaattttgtatttaaaataggcTTCTGAACTGCCTGGAAGAAAACCTGAGCATCTGAATTCCAAATCTCTTCAGTTTGTAGGAGAAACAAATCAGCCAGAGACTGTTCAAACCATAATGCATAACaatacctaattttttttttcagatttcttttgccTGCTTTTTAACTTCAGTGGAGAGAATAAGAACACACAGTCCCATTCATGAAAGAAAAGCGGAGTGCTCAAAATCCCCTGAATTTCCCCAGATCTGAAATCTTCTCTCGcatttttgtacaaaaaaaaagtttgcaaatgCAATCACTTACAAACTCAGCTCTGCAAGTGCTGTCAACTGTGTATGCATAGATAATGCTGCACAGAAGTGTCACTTTAATTTGTACTGTTACAGTATATGAACTTGACTACTCAAAACCAGTTTACATCTACAGAAGACTGCCCCCCTTATGAAAGGTAGAGATTCCCATGGTCTTTTCAGCTTGGTAGTGGATCTCTCAGTAGCAGCATGACTTCAGCTGATTGACATACATAATTTCAAACCTTGATTGCTAACAGAAGAATAAGCAAGCATGCCCCATTCCTCACCTTGATCCTCctgatctttgttttcttcttcctctctgcttccctcGTCTTCCTCTCCTGCATCCCTTTCTGCGCTAAAAACTTCACTGGATACTTCATGAAGAGAAGGCTCATCATCCCTACCCTCAGCAGATTCATCAGTGACTGAAATATGGAAATTAGAAATACCgtagaaaatttattttacaaatttgCACTCAGCTATTGTTTTCAGTGATTCACCCACTTCCCCAAACAGTTGTACCTCATTATGCTATGTGAGATAAAACAGACATATATAGATGGTGCAGTTTATGAACAGACTTGGAAGCTCCTAGCATTTAATATGTGGtaaattataaggaaaaaacccccaaacaacaaaaccaaaaaacctcttGCACCACTTGATATTAAACCTAAAAAACACGGTTTCAGGGGATAGTCAAAGCATGGAGTTGTGAGCTGTCCAGCAGAACAAACCTGCAATTGATggtattttctcctcttcagttATTCCTGCCGCTGCTCTTTCTTccactgcttctgctgctgtcacTAGGGATGCTTCTCTGGGAGAAGGTAGGTTTTCCCCATGAGGAGTCCAGAGTGTTAATTTGGTAATTTCTGATGCTTTCCATTTTGGTGCAACAAGTAATGAGggttcctcctcttcttctcctttaTCCTAGAAGACAGCTTATGAAATCCAGCATCTCATCTTACAGGTATTAAGGGAGTAACTAAGATGATGGTTTTATGTACTAAAACCTCTTTACCTGGGGTCAAAATGGCAATGACATGGccttttaaagtatttacagGTGGAGGAACTTCAACAGCCACGAATCTTGGAAGACAACTACACTTTGAACCTTGATGAAGTCAACGGACTATTACTAATGATCAAGGCTTgccagcttgctttctttgagGTATAATTTTGTCTCTCCCTTAAACAGAATGACTGTAAGGGGCCCGTCAACTATGTCTCCTCTTCTGTGCCTCTCTACAGTGTAACAGCAGCAAGTAAGACCTGATGCTCGGTCTGGTAGATGCTACACTGTCTATCAGAGTGGTAAAACAGCTCTTTCTGCCTCATTCTTTGCTTAGGGGAGACTGGAATGTATCTAGGAAGCAGAAAGGTACTGCAAAAAGGTTATGTTTTTGaaattttaagataatttttttttaatgtaaaaaatcaTGCTTTATTTTATCCAAGTATGAAGGAATCTTAGTAATGGAATCATTAACTGCATTGCaagctaatttcttttttttttttttattaaatggcCTTGTTCTGCATTTACTTCAACTAaagcaaaaaggcaaaatttaatCTTACTTCAGTGACAGCACTGTCTCTTCCTTTACACAGTCACTACAGTATTCACATGAGAAGAAATTATTGTTCCTGAGAGTAATCATTTTCAGAAGATGAGTGCTTAACCTTGAGTTCTTAAATTCATGTTTAAACTTTCACAGCGATGGCCTAATATTCCAAAATCAGCACATCCAACAATTCCCAACTGAACTGAGGATACTAGATACACATCACTTTGGATACTCATATGAATCTGATACTTAATTTGAGGATCTCTTGCTTTTAgtaaaaaaacacccaaaacagTCTCCATGTTTTGCAAATATCTATCACTAATGAgagcattattttattattactattttgtCCTTATCTTAAGAAACAATTGCTGCACTGGAGAATTTTCAAAGAGTATGTAATGGGAACTAATGTGAGGTAGCAGACTCTAAGCTAAAATGTGGCATATTTTCTTGAAGTCAAAACAGTAATATTAAGatatatttcttatttctatAGCTATTTTGCACCATATTAatcagaaacatttgaaaacatttatgcATGAAGGACAAGGCAAAACAGTCCCTGATCCCAGGTGCTCCCTACAACTATTAGGACCTGTGGATATTAAGCTTCTAATAGGACCAGGACAACAATGGGACATATTTCCAAAACATGAATCTGCTGGAAATTACCATTAGTATGCATAGCATCAAGCAATTcagaaatataagaaaaaatatttttgttttctggtgttCAGAACAAAGTAGAATACAGGCTAAATGTACAGACAAACACATCTACATTCTTCTGTGGtttgaaattcaaatgtttTGGGAAGGTCCTGATTCTTCTAAACTTTAAGCAGAAAGAACTCCTGTTTGCAAATAGTGCAAAAATCACACCTTGTACTTGTCAAAGCTTACATGGTAgagaaggtaaagaaaaaagcaaaatgaaacctCATTTAGTTCTTAAGAATGCATGAGTTTCTATCCATTTTTGACTGGTTAGATCTACTTTAACATCAGTGTCTATATGGCATTTTATAGATCACTCAACAATAGATTTGATTTACTGAATTCTCTGATATTCAGTATAATTTGCACCATTTCCTTTACCTGCTCTGATAGTATGTATTCACCATGCTGTTCACATCCAATATCAAAAACATACTTGCCACGACCTACAGGCTGCACAAAGATACAAAAAAGTCAGCAGAACTATAAAGTTAATACACTCTAAGcatataaatgtaaaatatgcttTACTACAAAATTCATACAGAAGTCTACAACAATATAGTTTGAAAGCAAAGTTGCAGAGAAACATGGCATTCTGTCCTATAGATTAATTCCATTTCCGATGTTATACTTGTGGTACAAGAAAACTACAAAAGATCAGGAGCCTAGCTTCTTATTTTAAGTGGAAACAGATCACATTAAGGCAATTCCATGCTAACTGTTCAGATGAATAGAGAGTTTTCCAGCACACTTACATTTCCGTTCAAAAACTTGCCCTTAAATCTATGGTTTAGGTGGATAACTTCAGCTTCTCCTTCCTGGTTTCCATTTACCCAACCACCAACATACTTAGATCCCGTGTCTTTATAGTCATATGTACCTTGCCCATGCCTAAGgagaaaattataattttgctttatattaATGAATATGAAGAATTTATGATGTTGTTATATTTAAGGTATTAAAACTGTATTATTTAAATAGCTGAAATG of the Grus americana isolate bGruAme1 chromosome 1, bGruAme1.mat, whole genome shotgun sequence genome contains:
- the RSPH1 gene encoding radial spoke head 1 homolog, which encodes MSDLGSEEAEEIEADLGEYDGERNSEGERHGRGKARLPNGDTYDGEYEHGFRSGRGTYRFRSGAYYTGEYLQNKKHGQGTFFYPDGSKYEGDWVNDQRHGYGEYTYANGDIYTGEWFNHNKHGQGTYDYKDTGSKYVGGWVNGNQEGEAEVIHLNHRFKGKFLNGNPVGRGKYVFDIGCEQHGEYILSEQDKGEEEEEPSLLVAPKWKASEITKLTLWTPHGENLPSPREASLVTAAEAVEERAAAGITEEEKIPSIAVTDESAEGRDDEPSLHEVSSEVFSAERDAGEEDEGSREEEENKDQEDQGTASLEDKEDESKEAE